The following is a genomic window from Citrifermentans bemidjiense Bem.
GAGGAGACGGGAAGCGTCCGTATGCTCGCCGTCACCGAACTCCACCGCAAGGACGGCGGGCGTTTTCCCGCCGAGATCACCCTGAACCGGATGCAGTTCCGCGAGAATTCCTACGTGCTGGCGGTCGCCCGCGACATCACCCAAAGGAAGGCGATGGAGGAGGCGCTTAGGGAGAGCGAGGAATTCCTGAAGAACATCGTGGACCACATCCCTGCGGTGGTTTTCGCCAAGGAGGTGCAGGGGCTGCGCTTCGTCACCATCAACAAGGCGTGCCAGGAGGTGTTCGGCTTGAGCCGGGCGGAGGTGCTCGGCCGCACCAACTACGACCTCTTTCCAAAGGAGCAGGCCGAGTTCTTCACCAAGATGGATCGGGAGACCCTCGCCAAGGGCGAGCTGGTGGAAGTCCCGGAGGAGACCATCACCACCGCAAACGGCGACCGCATCCTGCGGGTGAAGAAGATCCCTCTTTTCGACAACCAGGGGAAGGAGCGTTTCCTGCTGGGGATCGCCGAGGACATCACGGAAAGGAAGCAACTGGAAGAAAAGCTGCTGCAATCGCAGAAGATGGAGGCGATCGGTCAGCTGGCCGGCGGGGTGGCGCACGACTTCAACAACATCCTGATGGTGATACTCGGCTACGGGAGCATCCTGCTCAACGAAGGGGCGCTGCCGGCGCGGCAAAAGGAGCAGGTGGAGCAGATCATGAACGCGGCGGACAAGGCGGCGAAACTCACCTCCGACCTCCTCGCCTTCAGCCGAAAGCAGGTGATCAAGCCCGCCACCATGAACCTGAACGACATCATCCTGCACGTGGAAAAGTTCCTCTCCCGCATCATCGGCGAGGACGTCCAGCTGAAGGCGCGGCTCGCTCCGCGCGAACTGCAGGTCGACGTCGACCGGGGGCAAATTGAGCAGGTGCTGATCAACCTCGCCACCAACGCCCGCGACGCCATGCCCAAAGGGGGGCTGCTCACCATCGAGACCTCGTCGCTGCAGATCGACGAAGCCTTCGTCCAGGCCAACGGCATCGGCGCCCCAGGCCCTTACGCCGTCATCTCCATCTCCGACACCGGCGTCGGCATGGACGAACAGACCCGCAGGAGGATCTTCGAGCCCTTCTTCACCACCAAGATAGTGGGGAAGGGAACAGGCCTCGGCATGTCCATCGTCTACGGCATCATCCAGCAGCACAACGGCTTCGTGAACGTCTACAGCGAGCCGCAGCTAGGGACCACTTTCCGCATCTACCTCCCCTTCAGCGAAAAAAGCGCCGACAGGGCTCTGGAACCCCAAGCCCCCGACACACCTCCGGGCGGGGTGGAGACCATACTCGTGGTGGAGGACGAGCCGGATCTGCGCCTGCTCTTGCAGAACATCCTTTCCGGCGCCGGGTACCGTGTCCTCCTGGCCGAGAACGGGCAGGTTGCAGTCGAGCAGTACGCAGCCGGGGCAAGGGGGGAGATAGCGCTGGTGCTGATGGACATGATCATGCCGGGGATGAGCGGCAAGGAAGCCTGCCACGCCATCCGCGCCATCGAACCCGCGGCCAAGGTGCTTTACACCAGCGGCTACACCATGGACATCATCAAGAGCCGCGACCTGTTGGAGGAAGGGACTGAACTCCTCATGAAGCCGGTCCGCCCCCTGGAGCTTTTGAAGAAGGTGCGGGAGATGCTGGACAGGTAGTGAATCAATTGACAATTGACGATTGACAATTGACAACGGTTTGCTTTCGACTGGTCGCGGCGTCAAAATTAGCCGCCGGCTGGGCAGGGGTAGTTGAAAACCATGCGGCACTGCTGCGGTAAAGCCGGGGGGTCAGCTGCGGCAGCGCAAAAGAAAGAGCTTGTCTGCGTACTGTTTCGCCCTAGTCAGATCCTCGCTTAAGAGTGCGGTTGCGGCGACGGGCTTTTTGAAGCGTCGCAAAAAGCTGCGCTCGCCGCGGGGAATCGGCGGGTTCGCCTCCCCCAGGCGCCCCGGTATCAGCAAGGGTGTCAGGTGCGGCCGTGACAGCTCCCCCGCAAGGCACGGATTGAGCCTGAAAGATCCTCCCTCCCCGCATCCCCCCTTGGCATCCTTCCCCAAATACAGCACGAAGTTTCCCGGCGACTCGCGCCGTGCCTCCAGCTCCCTAATCCTGGCCGCCTCCGCGCCCGGATCGGACAGGGCGCCGCGATGGGCGAATATAAGCGGCTTCAGGCCGCTCTCTCCCACCAGTCCCAGGAACCGGTCGATCTTGAAGCTGGTGGCCAACGGGTGGAGCAGCGCGTCGGCGAGCCCCGAGCGCGACGACACCTCCTGCGACTGCTCGAAGAACTCCCGCAGGCGCGACCCTTTCCTCGCACGGGCCACCATCTGCCGCACCTGCTCGGGGGAGCGCACCTTTAATAGGCGCAGCGCCCGCCGGATCGAGTCCTCCTCGAAGCGGGTGTAGGTGCTGTAGACCATCACCCGCAGTATCCCCCCCTCTCCCAGCCTCTTTTCCAGGGCAGTTAGCCCCGCCAGCGGATCTTCCAGGTGGTGCAGCACGCCGTAGCAGTCGATGAACCCGAAGGGCCCCGGCGCGGCCAGAGGGTCGAGCAGGTCCCCCGCCACGAACTCGGGGTGCGTGATGCCGTGCAGCAGGCAGTGCAGCCGGGCCCGGCGCAGGCTTTTTTGGGAGAGGTCCAAGGCGGTGATGGCGCTGTCGGGGTTGGCGAGGGCGAAGGGATAGGGGGCGAAGCTGCCGCAGCCGGCGATGAGGATGCGGCGTAGGCGGTCGGGGGGAAGTTCCCCGTTGAACCTGGCCCAGAGGGCGTCCAGGTTGTTGGCGTAGGTGTCGCAGCGGCGCACCGAGGCCAAAAGTGGGTAGTCCGGGTAGGGGTAAAGCTCGTAATGGCGGCGCACGCTTTCGGGCATGGCGGGCACTCTAGCAAGTTACAGGGTTCAGGGCAAGGCGGAACCGACCTGTCCGACCTGGGTCAAGGGGGACAGGCACCTTGCGGAGCCAGTCCCCTGTCAGAAGCTGAACCGGTTCACCATGGTAGAGAGCTTGGCGACCTGGGCCTCCAGCTCCTTCGCCGCCACGAGCGAGTCGGCCGCGCCTGAGGCGTTCTTCTCGGTGACGCCGGTGATATGGGCCGCCCTCGCGTTGATCTCCTCGATCCCCGCTGTCTGCCCCTCTATGCTGGCCAGTATCTCGTCGGCAAAGCGCGCTATCGCCTGCGCCGCCTCCACCGCGCCTTCCAGCTCCAGGTTGATCTCGCGCGACAGCACCACCCCTTGCCGCGCCAGGTCCTGGGAAGACTTGGTGAGCGTGCCGGTACTTTTAGCCGCGTCGGCCGACCTGATCGCCAGGGTGTGGATCTCGTCGGTCATCGCCTTGAACTCGTTGCCGGCCCCCTCGACGTGGGCCGCTTCGACCGCGGCGTTCACCCCCAACAGGTTCGAGAACCTGGCGATCTGCAACAGGCTCGCAATGAGGGCGCCGAATTCCTCCTGATGCTCCGCACTCAGCTTCTTCTCGAACTCCTTCATGGAACCCGCCGTCTGGGAACACTGCCGGGAAAGCTTGCGGATCTCCTGGGCTACGACACCGAAGCCCCCCGCAGATATCCTCATGCGGGCCGCCTTCTCGATGGTGCTGCCGGAGAGGACCCCGGTCTCCTGGGCAATGCCGTCTATTTCCCCGGCTATGGAGACGGTGCTTTCGGCTGCAGCGCTGATCTCGTCCATGGAAGCGAGCATCCGCCCCATCGCCTCCTTGGCCAGGCGTATGGCATCGGATGCCTTCTTCGCGTCGGCGTTCGCCTCCTTCGACCTCTGCGCACTCTGGGTGGCGCTCTGGGAGAGTTGCGTAAGGCTCACCGAGGTCTCCCCCAGCTCCTTGCTCTGCTCGCTGGCCCCCTGGGCGAAAGAGGAGCTGACGCTGGTAATGCGTCGCCCCACGTCGGAGACGAGCCCTACCGCCTCGCTGACCTGGGCTATGGCGTCGTTCAGCGCAACCGCCGTCGAGTTCATCGCCTTGCGGATTGCGGCGTGCTCTCCGCGGTACTTCCCGCTCATCCTGCTTTTCAGATCGTAGCGCGCCAGGCGCTCCAGCACCTCTCCCGCCTCATGGATAGGGGCGATCACCGCGTCCAGAGTCCCGTTGAAGCCTGCGATCAGCTCCCTCCAGACCCCCTGGTAATCCCAGTCGTTGCCCCGGGTCTTAAGCTTTCCCTCGCTGATGCTGTTGGTCAGGTGCACCGCCTCGGCGTGGATGCCGTAGAGGATGGCCAGAAGCGTGTTGATGTCCTGCTTGATCTGGTGGAACTCCCCCTGGTACTCGTCGATGACGAACGGGGGGAGGTTGCCGTGGGCGATCTCCCGCAACGCGCCGCCGGCGAGCCTCATGGGGGCGACCAAAGCGTCGATCATGCCGTTGATGAGCCGGACCGTTTCCGCGTCTTCCCCCTTGAGCCCCTTGAGGTCCGCGCGCACGTCGAGCTTCCCCGCCATCATCGCCTCGGACAACTCCTTCACCGCCTGGTTGACCGCCTTACTCATGAACGCCTCCCTGTACCAGTCTTCGCACCGCCTCCAAAGCAGGGTCGATGGCGCCCGCCACGGCGCCGGTCATGAACTCCCGGGTCCGGTCGAAGCAGCGCCCCTCTATCCCCACCAGGGTCACCTGCTCCGGCATCTGCTCCGGAAACAGGATCTTGCCGATCTCGATGGTCTCCCTCAGACCCACCCCGTGCACCGATATCTCCGGCCCCGCCTCGGGAAGCCGCTGCCACGGTATCACGTGCACCGTCCCCGGCGCTTCCCCCAGTTGCACCGCGTCGACCACGATCAGGTGCCTCTCCCCATGCAACAGGGGAAGGAGATCGAAACCGCCGACGCCCAAGTACTCCAGCCGGGCCGGCAGGGGGGGAAGCCTTCGGTATACCTCGTACCCCGCGGCGTCGTCGGCCACGAGCTCGTTCCCTATGCAGACCACTATTGCGCGGTCGTCCGGAAGATGCATGACTCACCCACGCTTTCGGCTACCGACTTGACCGGGCGGCAGAGGAGCCCGTTGGCGACGCCGTCAAAATAGTGATGGAACAGGCGGCAGAGCGACTCCCCCGGCTGCTGTTTCCTCAGTCCGCACATCTCCCTCAGGATGCACCTGCCAAAGTGCAGGCGCTCCTCCTGAAGGGAAATCTCGAATCCCGCCTGCATCTGCCGGGCGAGCGCCTCGATCACCTTTTCCAGGGTCGGCTCAGGTATTTCCAGCGGCAGCTTGTTGGCGGTGTCCCTTCCGGCGATCCTCCCCACCGGCGCCGTGTTCCCCCCCATGATGTTGTCTATGGTGCTGGCGAAGGCATCCAGGAGGAACGCCACTTCGTTGCGGGCCTTGAGGTAGTCCTCGGCGCTCAAGTCGACGCTGTAGTTCTGGTCGCTCGTGTTCATAGGAATTTCCCCATCTTCTTGCAGAACTCCTCGTCCCGGTAGAAGTTCTTGACCAGGTGGAAGTCGCGGTGGGTGATGGCGCCGGAGGGGCAGATGTAGGCGCAGGAAAGGCAGGCGATGCAGTCCTCGGCGTGATCCACGCTGCAGATCCTTTTTTCCTCATCCAGCTGGAAAACCTTGGTGGGGCAGATATCGATGCAGAGCTCGCACCCCCGGCAGGACTGCTCGTGCACCATGATCTCGACTGGCATCTCTTACCTCCAAAGGGTCTTGACCGTCTCCGCGCCCCGCCTGACCGCTACCTCCAGCGGCATCCGCCCTAAAGCATGGGTGGCGCAGGAAAGGCAGGGGTCGTAGCAGCGGATGCTGAACTCGACGGCATTCATGAGCGCCCGGTCGTCGGGGCGGTCGATCACGTGGGACTGGGCGGACTGCTCGATGGAACGGTTGATGAGCGAGTAGTTCTGCTGGGTCGCGACGATCAGGTTCGCCGCCCGCACGATCCCGCGCTCGTCGATCTGGTAGTCGTGGATCAGCGTGCCGCGCGGCGCCTCGACGTGCCCCACCCCCCTTCCCCCCTGGAAGCGGACCGGGACCCGGGTCTCCCCGCGGATCGCCTTGTCGCGCAGGATCTCTCCCGCGCGCTCGATGGCCCAGACGATTTCGATCAGCTTGGCGTAGGTCTGGAAGACGGTGGCGTGGCAGGGCGCCCCCCCCAGGCGGGCGAACTCGGCGTACTCGGCGTCGGCCATTTCGGTCCCGAAACGGCGCGCCGCGTTCATGCGGGCCATGGGCCCCACCCGGTAGTCGTGCAGCTCGCCGTCCAGCTCCACCTGCACCTTCTTCATGTAGGACCAATCCACCACCGACTCGCGCAGGTAACGGTCATACTCCTCGATGCCGAACTCCAGGCGGGTGGCGCCGGTCTCGTCGATGACGCGAAGCTTTCCCGAGATCAGGGAGACCGCTTCATCCTGCACCGTTCCCATGCCGAAGCTGGAGACGATCCACTTTTCCCCCATCTCCGGGTGCTTTTCCAGGGCCCGCATCAGGAGTCCCTTTACGGCCGGAACCACCTGCGGCAGCACCCCGCGCGCCTCGTCCACCCACTCCTTGAGCGCCTTTAGCTTCTCCTTGTCGAGCACGAAGGCGATGCCGCCGGCAACGGAGGTCACCGGGTGGGTCCCCCTCCCCCCCACCATCTCGTTGATCTTCTGGCCGATGCTCCTTAAGCCAAGGGCGAGCTTGGCAAGCTCCGGGTTCGCCTGCACGATGCCGACGATGTTCCGGATCGCCGGGTCCGCGTCGAGCCCCAGCACCAGGTCCGGCCCCTGCAGCACGAAGATGGAAAGCGAGTGCGAATGGATGATGTGCCCGAGATACATCAGCTCCCGCAAAAGGAGCGCGGCGGGGGGGGGCGTGACCCCTGCCGCGTGGTCCAGGGCGTTGCAGGCGGCCAAGTGATGCGCGGTGGGGCAGACCCCGCAGATGCGCGCCGTCACGTGCGGCATCCGGTCCGCCTCCATGCCGATCAGGATCTTCTCGAAGCCGCGCAGCTCGTTCACCACGAGCCCCGCGCTTTCCAGCGCCCCGGCCTCGTCCAGGTTGATGAACACCTTGGCGTGCCCCTCGATCCGGGTCACCGGGTCAATCTTCAAAGTTCGCTTCATCGGCATCCCCCGGCCTCGTAATCCGCCTGCTCGTCCTCGATCCAGCGCTTGATCTGGAAGGTGGGCTTGCAGCCGATCATCGAGGTGGCCATGGTGTAGGAGTAATGGGACTTGGAGGAGCGCTCCAGGGAGCGGACTATCTCGTCCCGGTCGATCTTGGTGAGCCGCGACATCCGGTCGGCGATCTCGGTCCTGATGTCGCGGTTGGGCTCGGTGAGGATCTGCATGGTGGCCCCGGCGCACCCTGTGCAGGGGACGCCGTTGGTCGGACAAGGGGCGAGGCAGCGGTCGATGGTGACCGAGCCCATGCAGGTGTACCCCTGGCTCAGGAAGCAGCGCTCGGGGTCCGGGATCCCGTCGAAGCTCGACCTGATCTCGGTTACTTCGGTCTTCTCCATGTTCCGCTTGCACTTGGCGCAGACCGAACGGCGGTTTACCTCCGGCTCCCTTCCCGCCACAAGCGCCGTGAGCGCCTCGAAGATGAAGACGGGGTGCGGCGGGCAGCCGGGGAGGTAGAAGTCGACGTCGATGACCGTGTCCAAAGGCGACACCACAGATTCCAGCGGCGAGACCTCGCGCTTGGGGGGAGGCGCCGGGATGGTGGTCTTGTTCTCCAGGTAGACCGCCGCCGCTATCTCGTCGGGGGTATGGACGTTTCCCGCCCCGGCAGGTCCCCCGAAGACGGCGCAGGAGCCCCAGGCGATGACGATGTCGCAGGATTTCCGCATCTGCTCTGCTGCATGGCGGTCATGCTCGTTGCGGATGGCGCCCGAGACGAGACCCACCGTTGCGTGCGGATACTCCTTGATGTCGGTCAGGACCGGGCAGCGCTGGATCCGCACCGCCTCCAGCACGTTCAGGATCTTCTCGTGCAGGTCGACGATGGCGACGTGGCACCCGGAACAGTCGCTCAGCCATTCCGTATTGACGGTAACTTCACCCATGAACCCCTCCCGCGCAAACTATGGATTGCGCACCACCAGTTTCTTGTAACAGGCGTTTTCCCCCGCGTGCACGATCTCCAGGGACGACTCGCGCCCCATTATGTTCTGCAGCGCCCCGGCGAAAAAGCCGTACATCATGTTGCAAAGCGACCCCTTCTGCACGTGCCCGAAGCGAAACAGCGACTGGCGGATCATGCAGTCCCTGAAGACCAGCATCACCTCCAGCCCCTCCTCCCCCTGCCGCACCAGCTCTTTTTGGTCGTGGGTCTTGAAAGGCTCGAAGAGCCAGAGGTAGTCGTTTTGCTCCAGGACCCGCCTGGTCGCGGCCAATGCCTCGTCTATCTCCCCGGTCCTCGGGACCCCCTGCGAGAGCTTCCTCCCCAGGTTCACCCCGGCGAGATACGAGATGCTGTTTGCCGATTCGCCGATCGCCTGCTCCGTTCCCGAGGCAATGGCGCCCAAAAACACCATGGCATCCTGCAGGGCGAGCCTCTCTTTGCTGCTTGTCTCCATAGGGCGCTCCTTAAGCGAGATGCTTCAGATTCATGACCACGATGAGCCTTGGTCCCAGCGACAGAATCCCTTCCATCCAGGGCTCGGACCCAAGCTCCAGCGGGGGGAGGATGTCGCGCCGTGCGACCCGGATCACGTCGG
Proteins encoded in this region:
- a CDS encoding class I SAM-dependent methyltransferase — protein: MPESVRRHYELYPYPDYPLLASVRRCDTYANNLDALWARFNGELPPDRLRRILIAGCGSFAPYPFALANPDSAITALDLSQKSLRRARLHCLLHGITHPEFVAGDLLDPLAAPGPFGFIDCYGVLHHLEDPLAGLTALEKRLGEGGILRVMVYSTYTRFEEDSIRRALRLLKVRSPEQVRQMVARARKGSRLREFFEQSQEVSSRSGLADALLHPLATSFKIDRFLGLVGESGLKPLIFAHRGALSDPGAEAARIRELEARRESPGNFVLYLGKDAKGGCGEGGSFRLNPCLAGELSRPHLTPLLIPGRLGEANPPIPRGERSFLRRFKKPVAATALLSEDLTRAKQYADKLFLLRCRS
- a CDS encoding methyl-accepting chemotaxis protein; translated protein: MSKAVNQAVKELSEAMMAGKLDVRADLKGLKGEDAETVRLINGMIDALVAPMRLAGGALREIAHGNLPPFVIDEYQGEFHQIKQDINTLLAILYGIHAEAVHLTNSISEGKLKTRGNDWDYQGVWRELIAGFNGTLDAVIAPIHEAGEVLERLARYDLKSRMSGKYRGEHAAIRKAMNSTAVALNDAIAQVSEAVGLVSDVGRRITSVSSSFAQGASEQSKELGETSVSLTQLSQSATQSAQRSKEANADAKKASDAIRLAKEAMGRMLASMDEISAAAESTVSIAGEIDGIAQETGVLSGSTIEKAARMRISAGGFGVVAQEIRKLSRQCSQTAGSMKEFEKKLSAEHQEEFGALIASLLQIARFSNLLGVNAAVEAAHVEGAGNEFKAMTDEIHTLAIRSADAAKSTGTLTKSSQDLARQGVVLSREINLELEGAVEAAQAIARFADEILASIEGQTAGIEEINARAAHITGVTEKNASGAADSLVAAKELEAQVAKLSTMVNRFSF
- a CDS encoding Ni/Fe hydrogenase subunit alpha — protein: MKRTLKIDPVTRIEGHAKVFINLDEAGALESAGLVVNELRGFEKILIGMEADRMPHVTARICGVCPTAHHLAACNALDHAAGVTPPPAALLLRELMYLGHIIHSHSLSIFVLQGPDLVLGLDADPAIRNIVGIVQANPELAKLALGLRSIGQKINEMVGGRGTHPVTSVAGGIAFVLDKEKLKALKEWVDEARGVLPQVVPAVKGLLMRALEKHPEMGEKWIVSSFGMGTVQDEAVSLISGKLRVIDETGATRLEFGIEEYDRYLRESVVDWSYMKKVQVELDGELHDYRVGPMARMNAARRFGTEMADAEYAEFARLGGAPCHATVFQTYAKLIEIVWAIERAGEILRDKAIRGETRVPVRFQGGRGVGHVEAPRGTLIHDYQIDERGIVRAANLIVATQQNYSLINRSIEQSAQSHVIDRPDDRALMNAVEFSIRCYDPCLSCATHALGRMPLEVAVRRGAETVKTLWR
- a CDS encoding 4Fe-4S dicluster domain-containing protein, with the translated sequence MPVEIMVHEQSCRGCELCIDICPTKVFQLDEEKRICSVDHAEDCIACLSCAYICPSGAITHRDFHLVKNFYRDEEFCKKMGKFL
- a CDS encoding hydrogenase maturation protease, translated to MHLPDDRAIVVCIGNELVADDAAGYEVYRRLPPLPARLEYLGVGGFDLLPLLHGERHLIVVDAVQLGEAPGTVHVIPWQRLPEAGPEISVHGVGLRETIEIGKILFPEQMPEQVTLVGIEGRCFDRTREFMTGAVAGAIDPALEAVRRLVQGGVHE
- a CDS encoding NADH-quinone oxidoreductase subunit B family protein, which translates into the protein MGEVTVNTEWLSDCSGCHVAIVDLHEKILNVLEAVRIQRCPVLTDIKEYPHATVGLVSGAIRNEHDRHAAEQMRKSCDIVIAWGSCAVFGGPAGAGNVHTPDEIAAAVYLENKTTIPAPPPKREVSPLESVVSPLDTVIDVDFYLPGCPPHPVFIFEALTALVAGREPEVNRRSVCAKCKRNMEKTEVTEIRSSFDGIPDPERCFLSQGYTCMGSVTIDRCLAPCPTNGVPCTGCAGATMQILTEPNRDIRTEIADRMSRLTKIDRDEIVRSLERSSKSHYSYTMATSMIGCKPTFQIKRWIEDEQADYEAGGCR
- a CDS encoding hybrid sensor histidine kinase/response regulator — encoded protein: MKKASDPPQPDPQDALAALQQKLAGLGESSMRKSYYPELQERLEELERFKALLDHSNESIFLIEVSTGRIVDLNDAASRQTGWSRDELLQQSLFDLSNLQQSPAAEALVRSPEETGSVRMLAVTELHRKDGGRFPAEITLNRMQFRENSYVLAVARDITQRKAMEEALRESEEFLKNIVDHIPAVVFAKEVQGLRFVTINKACQEVFGLSRAEVLGRTNYDLFPKEQAEFFTKMDRETLAKGELVEVPEETITTANGDRILRVKKIPLFDNQGKERFLLGIAEDITERKQLEEKLLQSQKMEAIGQLAGGVAHDFNNILMVILGYGSILLNEGALPARQKEQVEQIMNAADKAAKLTSDLLAFSRKQVIKPATMNLNDIILHVEKFLSRIIGEDVQLKARLAPRELQVDVDRGQIEQVLINLATNARDAMPKGGLLTIETSSLQIDEAFVQANGIGAPGPYAVISISDTGVGMDEQTRRRIFEPFFTTKIVGKGTGLGMSIVYGIIQQHNGFVNVYSEPQLGTTFRIYLPFSEKSADRALEPQAPDTPPGGVETILVVEDEPDLRLLLQNILSGAGYRVLLAENGQVAVEQYAAGARGEIALVLMDMIMPGMSGKEACHAIRAIEPAAKVLYTSGYTMDIIKSRDLLEEGTELLMKPVRPLELLKKVREMLDR